In Leptospira fletcheri, the genomic window GAAAACCCTAGCGCTAAAGACTTGCCTTGCAAACGATAGGGGCCAGTAATGTTACATATGGTAACACTATATGTTACCATCGTCAACATATTTTTTGGAAAATCTTATGACGGCTCGAAAAAAAAGCGCCAAACCGGCAAAGACCTACCACCACGGAAATTTGGCCGAAACTTTGAAACTTTTGGCCCTCAAAAGGTTGGAAGAAAGCAAGGATTCCGCGTTCACGATCAGAGAAATCGCCCGAGAAGCAGGGGTAAGTCACGCCGCTGCATACAGACATTTTCCTTCGCACCGGGATCTCTTGGCGGAAATTTCAAAGGATGGTTTTATAGGAATTACCGATGCGTTTTTAAAAGCGGAAGCGGAAGCGAGACCCGACGACCCTTTGGATCGACTGGAAAAAATCGGAATCGCTTACGTTTCGTTTTGCGTGGAAAACCCGGGATATTATCGGGCCATGTGGCATACGGATCTAGGTCCGAAAGACGATCTATTAGAATTGCAGGAAGCCGGTAAACAATCCTTCCTTCGTCTCTGGGAAACCGTCCTGGCTTGCAAGGAAAAAGGAGTTTCCGATTTTAGTCCCGAGGAACTTGCCACTGCTGCCTGGTCCATCGTCCACGGCTTTTCCACTCTCGTCAACGAGAGCCAGCTCGTCTTTACTTTAGGAATCGACAGAGGGAACGCAAAGGAAATGGCCAAAACGATGGTCCGACTCTTCGTAAACGGAATCAAAAAAAGGAAATAAACCGGGCCGGAAAACGGTTTCGACCTAGAGATGGAAAGGAGATTATCGGTTTTTCCATGCCGCACATCCCAGAAGCGCCCACCCGGAAAGAAAGCAAAGACCTCCCAGAGGAGTAACGGCTCCTAAAATTTTCACTCCACTGATCGCGAGTATGTAAAGCGAACCGGAAAATAGGAAAATACCGGAAAAAAAGAACCAATAGGAAAGTCTGATCAAACTCGATTTTTGAAACCATGGTCCGATGGACAGCACAAGCAATACGACGGAATGAATCAATTGGTATCTACTTCCCGTCTCGAAGATGGAAAGCGAATCCTGACTTAAAATGGATTTCAATATATGGGCACCGAAGGCTCCCAATGCGACAGCCTTAAAACCGCTGATCGAAGCCAGCAACAAAGGAAAATTTCTAGAACTTTTGAATTCCATAACTACGAAACCTAATGCACTTCCTACGGAAGACTCCGAATATGTAAGAGGTATTTTCGATATCCAATCTGCTGTCAAACAAAGCTTCAATCGAACTTTCCTGCATTTTTTGCCGAAGTTCCTCGTAAAAACTCGTGGGACCGAACACGAAATTCACCGGGACGAAACTTTCCCTAGAGCCTTGCTTCAAGGGTAATACCAATCGGATCCCGGTTTGGCAACCCTTGCTTTCCCCCTCGAATCTGACGATCCGGTGTTCGGACCAATCCCAACCTTCCAGTGAGGTATGAAACATATCCTTGAACGGGAGAGAAACAGTAGATCGAATCCATCCGTCGAACCCTCCCGTTTTCAACATAGTCGAACTCGCTCCGTAGTGAATGGAAGGGTCTCTAAAATTAAATCCGTTTAAGCGCACTTCGTTTTCCGGGGGAATCCCTAAGCCGGTCGGATATGGCTCCGGATTCCGCCGAACGAGAGCCCTCGTTCCGCCCATGGCAATGCAGGAAGCTATGGCCGAAAATTCCGCAAGAAACAGGGTGACCAAAAAAATTCCCTTATAATTTAAGCGAAGATTCATTCCTTCTTCAAAAGCCTTTGCGGTAATTTAACACCGACACCGGAAACCCGGGTACATTTCTCGAAATACAATCCGAAGATGAAAGAACGATAACTGTAATCCGTCTGGACGTCAAAGAGGAGATCCGCTTTGTCCTTGATTGCGTTTTGTACGGCGCTTTCATAACTTTCGTCTCCCGTATAAACCAACCAAAGCCAGCTCGTTCCGCAGGAATTTCCCTCGAGCCGACCGATAGGTTCCATTCCGCGAACGTCCGAATAACTTTGAGAATAATACCAGCCGGGGGATTTGATGTTCGTATAAATGCAGGAGGAAAGGAACATAAAACAGAGAGCAAGCACGGTCCGCTTCATATGTTCGGAAATAAAATTCTTCATTCCCCGATTTTCGAGCTCTTGTCATCTAAAAGTCAAGGTAAAATCCCGAAATCTCCTTGTAGGTTGATTTAGAAGATAGAAACAAGTATCGATGCCTACGAAATCCGCACAATCGTATATAAAGCTGGAAAGCAAGTTCGGAGCGTTTAATTACGAACCGCTTCCCGTCGTATTGCACAGAGGGAAAGGGATCTACGTTTGGGATACCGATGATAAAAAATATTTTGATTTCCTGTCAGCTTATAGCGCGGTTAACCAAGGTCATTGTCATCCGCGTATTATAGAAAGTTTAATCGAGCAAGCACAGCGCTTAACTTTGACTTCTCGCGCTTTTCATAACGATCGGCTCGGTCCCACCGAGAAATTTCTCTGCGAAACCTTCGGCTTCGATCGAATGCTCCCTATGAATACGGGAGTGGAAGCCGCCGAAACGTCGGTAAAACTCGCGAGGAAATGGGGCTATCAAGTGAAGGGGATTCCCGCCGACCAAGCGAAAGTGGTATTCGCTTCCGGAAATTTTTGGGGAAGAAGCCTGGGCGCAATTTCCGCCTCTACGGATCCGAATAGTCGGAACCAATTCGGTCCTTTTCTCCCGGGCTTCGCGACAATTCCGTACAACGACATTTCGGCATTGGAAAGAGAATTAGAAGATTCGAATGTTGCTGCCTTTATGATAGAGCCGATACAGGGAGAGGCAGGGGTTATCGTTCCGGATCCCGGATACTTGAGCAAATGCAAAGAAATCTGTAAAAGTAGAAACGTCTTGTTGATTTTCGACGAAATCCAGACCGGCTTGGGTCGAACCGGCAAATTGCTCGCTGGAGATCATGAAAGCGTAAAACCGGATTTGCTTGTTTTAGGAAAGGCACTTTCGGGAGGAACCTTGCCCGTGTCCGCCGTATTATCCTCCGACGAAGTAATGTTGACCTTAAAACCCGGAGAACACGGATCCACTTTCGGAGGAAATCCTCTTGCTTGTTCCGTGGCTAAAACCGCCGTGGAAGTCTTGCTAGAAGAGCAGCTTTCGGAAAATGCGGAGGCCCGCGGGATCGAATTCAGACAAGAAATGGAATTGCTACAAGGTGACTATCCGGACAAGATCAAACAAGTCCGAGGGAAAGGTTTGTTAAACGCCGTCGAATTCTTCCCCGGAAAGGAAGGATCTCTCGCGAAAAAAGTCTGTTACGATCTCTTGGAGAAAGGACTCCTCGCAAAGCAAACCCATGATCACACGATCCGATTCGCTCCCCCCCTATGCATCAACAGGGAGGAGATAGGAATCGCCTGCGATAAGATCTCGGAATCTGTGCGTAAAACCCTTGACGGATCCTCTGGATAAGTCCATAACCTTGAGACATGCAAGTGAACGAGGAAAAATACATTCGGGTCTGGAAAAAAATGAATGTAGGAGAAGTGACTTCTCACCTCCTCATCATAGACGACCTGTACGGGACTTGCGGAAACTGCAAACACCTCGGTTTGAACTATACGAAAGACAAGTCTTGCCCTAACTGCGGAACGAAATTTAAATACATAGCAAGTAACCTAAAATCCCCGGGAGAACTCGCAAAAGTTCTCGCAAGGATCGAAAAAGAAAAACTGGACTTCACTCTCATCGATCGTGAAGACTATAATCTATCTAAGGCCAAAGACGCCGTCAAAGATCTGTTTAAGTCCACGGAATAAAATCGGCCTAGGTCGAGGAATTTCCTTCTAAAGTCCTTCTCAATCCTTTTAGACTTTCTTCCAGATTCTGCAGTGCGGGCAGTAGCTTTTCGCCGTCTACAAAGGACGAATCTCCCGCAGATTCCAGCTCCTGATAGAGGTCTGCCGCGAGACTTCGAAAGGAGGCTTGGACAAAGGTAAAAGACTCCTCCAGGTTCCTGGGGGCCAAGGCCCTTTTCCGCAATCGAACTCTCCGTCCGATTCCGACCAGAAATCGCGAAAGCAAGAATCCGTACGCGGGTAACAAGAGGATTACGGCAGTTTTGACCGTCGCAAACAAATCCCAAGACTCGGAAATCGAATGTTGTAGAAAAGATCTGATTCCTGAAACCGCCAAAACGGCAATCGTATAGTTGATCCTTGGAGAAGAGGGAGAAAGGCTGTTAAAAACGACCAAGAGCGGGATAGAAAAGAGTAGAACCAGAACCAAGTCCAACGGAAAGATGCTGGAAACTAATTCCAAAAAATCAACGATGGCGTTATAGGTTTTGACCAGGTTGTCAATGGATTGGCTCAACCTGTCAAAGTCCGCCTTCAGATTGGAGAAGAACTGGGTGATCTGGCTCATGAATTTACTCCGCAAAATTCCGGGATGGGAAAAAGGAACCGTCCTACTCGGAAAGCTGCAAGAATTTTCCTTTACTAAGAAGCTCTTTATCGTCTATTCGATTTTTGCTTTATACTTCCTTCTTTACCACGAATCTCATTTACCGTTGTTTTGGATGGTCAGTTTGGCCCTAGTCGGCTACTTGGTCTCCACATTATTGTTTTGGGGAATCGTTTACTCCTATAGAAAATTAGAAACTAAAGTCGAAATCCCTGCAATCATCACGGAAGTAGGAATCTCGCGCCCAACTACCGCGCTAGTTCCTTGGATCGAAGTAGGGCTTTTCCTAATTTCGATACTGATCTGCTACTCGACCGAATTTTTCGCAAACAGATCCGGGCTACTGTTTTTCATCATTTATTGCATCGGTGCGCTTTCAGTCCGATTTTTAGAGAATAAAATCTACTATAAAGCGGGCTTTTTAGGAGTCCTGATTCTTGCTTCCGGTCTCGGCAGCTTTAAGGCTCTGCAATTCACCGAAAATTGGGTGGCTTATATTCTATTTAAGCCTGCCTTCCAGGAAAAGGATCTGACTCACTGGAATTTTGACGAGAGTACGAGAACCGTCTCGAATCCGGAATTGAAGCTCTCTCTAAAACTTCCGGAAGATTTTTATTTCCACAACCCCAAAAACCTAACATGGGAAAATAAGACGGGAACCGGGCAGATTGCCGGAATCATCTCGACCAGTGATTCTGACCCGAACCGTTATCCGTACATCCGTATCTTTTACGTTCCGCAACCGTACGTGGAGATAGATCCTTTAATCTCCGAGTTTAAGAAGTACCTGGACCTATTAGTAAGCCGGGGAGATATCGAGGAACTGAACGAGCTGGAACACGAGGATTTCAACAACCGATATTCCGGCAAGTTCTGGACTTTTTACGATGTGCTAAGACCGCGTTATGCGAAAACCGGGATCTTCGTACTTTCGGAGACGAACGAAGGAGATTCCCTCCTTTTTAACGTGACCGAAAGTCTGATCAAAGATCGGAGACATGAAGAATCGGTGGAATCTATTCTTACGAGCGTTCATAGAGAATAAACGGATTCAAACTTTTAAGTAGCTCAAGTGATTAGCGATATGCATCGCATGAGCCGATTCATATTCTTCTTTCGAAAGTTTGCCATAGGCAAAATGAGGAGCGAACTCGCCTTTATGATTGATAAAAGATTCCATGGATTTCCGAAGATTCGCTATCCCTTCTTCCAAAGTTCCCTGTTTCGGCAATTCGGGTGCGCCGGGAATCGGCGCATTCAAATCATGGGACATTTTTCCCCGGATCGAAAAGCTGAACAACGCTAGC contains:
- the rocD gene encoding ornithine--oxo-acid transaminase, producing MPTKSAQSYIKLESKFGAFNYEPLPVVLHRGKGIYVWDTDDKKYFDFLSAYSAVNQGHCHPRIIESLIEQAQRLTLTSRAFHNDRLGPTEKFLCETFGFDRMLPMNTGVEAAETSVKLARKWGYQVKGIPADQAKVVFASGNFWGRSLGAISASTDPNSRNQFGPFLPGFATIPYNDISALERELEDSNVAAFMIEPIQGEAGVIVPDPGYLSKCKEICKSRNVLLIFDEIQTGLGRTGKLLAGDHESVKPDLLVLGKALSGGTLPVSAVLSSDEVMLTLKPGEHGSTFGGNPLACSVAKTAVEVLLEEQLSENAEARGIEFRQEMELLQGDYPDKIKQVRGKGLLNAVEFFPGKEGSLAKKVCYDLLEKGLLAKQTHDHTIRFAPPLCINREEIGIACDKISESVRKTLDGSSG
- a CDS encoding TRL-like family protein, whose product is MKRTVLALCFMFLSSCIYTNIKSPGWYYSQSYSDVRGMEPIGRLEGNSCGTSWLWLVYTGDESYESAVQNAIKDKADLLFDVQTDYSYRSFIFGLYFEKCTRVSGVGVKLPQRLLKKE
- a CDS encoding DUF423 domain-containing protein; the protein is MEFKSSRNFPLLLASISGFKAVALGAFGAHILKSILSQDSLSIFETGSRYQLIHSVVLLVLSIGPWFQKSSLIRLSYWFFFSGIFLFSGSLYILAISGVKILGAVTPLGGLCFLSGWALLGCAAWKNR
- a CDS encoding TetR/AcrR family transcriptional regulator — encoded protein: MTARKKSAKPAKTYHHGNLAETLKLLALKRLEESKDSAFTIREIAREAGVSHAAAYRHFPSHRDLLAEISKDGFIGITDAFLKAEAEARPDDPLDRLEKIGIAYVSFCVENPGYYRAMWHTDLGPKDDLLELQEAGKQSFLRLWETVLACKEKGVSDFSPEELATAAWSIVHGFSTLVNESQLVFTLGIDRGNAKEMAKTMVRLFVNGIKKRK